Proteins co-encoded in one Elusimicrobiota bacterium genomic window:
- a CDS encoding isocitrate lyase/phosphoenolpyruvate mutase family protein, whose product METPIQDAPSPELLEFFRPLHRTFEPRRRTLLAARRRALADAHAGIAPGYLPDSEATSGAWRLTIPDWARDQRNQITGPADNAKLLVAMCNTKDPGCMPDGEDSITTDWANVRAAHRNTVAAIQGRLSFNGATIKPSAQVMFYRPRGLHLDEVNALPGETVSGSLFDLAAVFFGTADQRRRAASEDAALQAKLCFYIPKTESFEEAAWFSDVIAEMETAIGVPVGTTRIMFLIESLPAAYQVEEILFAARRHAIGLNLGRWDYMASLLHFKLADPAWILPDRNTIPHAVPFFQNLRKRLVDACHRRGALAIGGMSALFPDRADAAVNARALERLAADKKNEASIGFDGAWTGHPDQHEGAISQFPAPNQLGVTHAAATRPDLTPSPAGVGAVTVAGTRDAIRTCIEYRFGVLSGLGARMIKGYDRTGALIGNFMEDLATDRIYRLMIAQRVRHAVVTDEGVKVTAALVERWFGEELTKILAANPESATADKYQRASEWSQQMIKEAVAPLPEGIKSWKYPQAEFAKMYAPHEKVHPSDKLRALLHEKFAHRLTNPSKSFLHTAGAYDAMTASMLTDLGFEAIYASGWQLAVAHNMYPDIGIYPSHQMVDLARELVRGIEGTRDRHFYDDGGLVLNTPPIFADIEAGFGGPTQTFTLTRELIRSGVAGVHLEDQDPAERTCGHIVAHHGVKREKVLVPTNKWIEKLIAVKAAAQATGTNLVVIARTDAVDGAVPGGRTGSVQHAIDRALEAASLGVDVIWPEFNNTDLEGPQEFAEGVHKYYPNQMLGFNLSPSLHWGKAKKDGTLITNEVLGKMGFTLQFSTLLAFRTVGMALENSLRGFRERGIDALADLQLTEIDQPNGEPRSRMHQKFAGTNRWLTLEKVSKGV is encoded by the coding sequence ATGGAGACCCCGATCCAGGACGCGCCCTCCCCGGAGCTCTTGGAATTCTTCCGTCCGCTGCACCGGACCTTCGAGCCTCGCCGCCGGACCTTGCTCGCGGCGCGGCGGCGCGCCCTCGCGGACGCGCACGCCGGGATCGCCCCGGGCTACCTTCCCGACTCCGAGGCGACCTCCGGAGCGTGGCGTCTGACCATCCCCGACTGGGCGCGCGACCAGCGCAACCAGATCACCGGGCCCGCCGACAACGCCAAGCTCCTCGTCGCGATGTGCAACACGAAGGACCCCGGCTGCATGCCCGACGGAGAGGACTCGATCACGACGGATTGGGCGAACGTGCGGGCCGCGCACCGCAACACGGTGGCGGCGATCCAGGGCAGGCTCTCCTTCAACGGCGCGACGATCAAGCCGTCGGCGCAGGTCATGTTCTACCGGCCGCGCGGCCTCCACCTCGACGAGGTCAACGCGCTCCCCGGCGAGACGGTCTCCGGGTCCCTGTTCGACCTCGCGGCCGTCTTCTTCGGGACGGCGGATCAGCGCCGCCGGGCGGCGTCGGAAGACGCCGCCCTGCAGGCGAAGCTCTGCTTCTACATTCCCAAGACGGAGTCGTTCGAGGAAGCCGCCTGGTTCTCGGACGTCATCGCGGAGATGGAGACGGCGATCGGCGTCCCCGTCGGGACGACCCGGATCATGTTCCTGATCGAGTCCCTCCCGGCGGCGTACCAGGTCGAGGAGATCCTGTTCGCGGCGCGGCGCCACGCGATCGGCCTCAACCTCGGACGCTGGGACTACATGGCGAGCCTGCTGCACTTCAAGCTCGCCGACCCGGCGTGGATCCTGCCCGACCGGAACACGATACCGCACGCCGTCCCTTTCTTCCAGAACCTCAGGAAGCGCCTCGTCGACGCCTGCCATCGGCGCGGGGCGCTGGCGATCGGCGGCATGAGCGCCCTGTTCCCGGACCGCGCCGACGCCGCGGTCAACGCCCGGGCGCTCGAGCGCCTGGCCGCCGACAAGAAGAACGAGGCCTCCATCGGCTTCGACGGCGCCTGGACCGGCCATCCGGACCAGCATGAGGGCGCCATCTCCCAGTTCCCGGCCCCGAACCAGCTCGGCGTGACGCACGCCGCCGCGACGCGGCCGGACCTGACGCCTTCGCCCGCCGGCGTCGGGGCGGTCACCGTCGCCGGCACGCGCGACGCGATCCGCACCTGCATCGAGTACCGCTTCGGCGTCCTCTCCGGGCTCGGCGCGCGCATGATCAAGGGCTACGACAGGACCGGCGCCCTGATCGGCAACTTCATGGAGGACCTGGCGACCGACCGCATCTATCGCCTGATGATCGCCCAGCGCGTGCGCCACGCCGTCGTCACCGACGAGGGCGTGAAGGTGACGGCGGCGCTCGTCGAGCGCTGGTTCGGCGAGGAGCTGACCAAGATCTTGGCCGCGAATCCGGAATCCGCCACGGCGGATAAATACCAAAGAGCCAGCGAATGGAGCCAGCAAATGATCAAGGAAGCAGTCGCCCCCCTGCCCGAGGGCATAAAGTCCTGGAAGTATCCCCAAGCCGAATTCGCCAAGATGTACGCGCCCCACGAGAAGGTCCACCCCTCCGACAAGCTCCGCGCCCTGCTCCATGAGAAGTTCGCCCACCGCCTCACGAACCCGTCGAAGTCCTTCCTGCATACCGCCGGCGCCTACGACGCGATGACCGCGTCGATGCTGACCGACCTCGGCTTCGAGGCGATCTACGCCAGCGGCTGGCAGCTGGCCGTCGCGCACAACATGTACCCCGACATCGGCATCTACCCGTCGCACCAGATGGTCGACCTGGCGCGCGAGCTCGTGCGCGGCATCGAGGGCACCCGCGACCGCCACTTCTACGACGACGGCGGCCTGGTCCTCAACACGCCTCCCATATTCGCCGACATCGAGGCCGGGTTCGGCGGCCCGACCCAGACGTTCACTCTCACGCGCGAGCTCATCAGATCCGGCGTCGCCGGCGTCCATCTCGAGGACCAGGACCCGGCGGAGCGCACCTGCGGCCACATCGTCGCGCACCACGGCGTCAAGCGCGAGAAGGTCCTCGTCCCGACCAACAAGTGGATCGAGAAGCTCATCGCAGTGAAGGCCGCGGCGCAGGCCACGGGGACGAACCTCGTCGTCATCGCCCGCACCGACGCGGTCGACGGCGCCGTCCCCGGCGGCCGCACCGGCAGCGTCCAGCACGCGATCGACCGCGCGCTCGAGGCCGCCTCGCTCGGCGTCGACGTGATCTGGCCCGAGTTCAACAACACCGACCTTGAGGGGCCCCAGGAGTTCGCCGAGGGCGTGCACAAGTACTACCCGAACCAGATGCTCGGCTTCAACCTCTCGCCCTCGCTGCATTGGGGCAAGGCGAAGAAGGACGGCACCTTGATCACCAACGAGGTCCTGGGCAAGATGGGCTTCACGCTCCAGTTCTCGACCTTGCTCGCCTTCCGCACGGTCGGGATGGCGCTCGAGAACTCGCTGCGGGGCTTCCGCGAGCGCGGCATCGACGCGCTGGCGGACCTTCAGCTCACCGAGATCGACCAGCCGAACGGCGAGCCCCGGTCCCGCATGCACCAGAAGTTCGCGGGCACCAACCGCTGGCTCACGCTCGAGAAGGTCAGCAAGGGCGTCTGA